DNA sequence from the Vicia villosa cultivar HV-30 ecotype Madison, WI linkage group LG3, Vvil1.0, whole genome shotgun sequence genome:
ATTTGACCACACTCCAATGAGTTTCAAGAAGATGttatggatctatgtgcttgcggATATTGCCAAGGTGATTCAAGGTGGTGAAGTTCATGGATAGCAAATATGCAAGTCAATGGAGTTGCATAATAAACAATATCCAATAAAGTCAATATTTGTTGATGATAACTCAAGCGTTTGAAGATACTCAAGATGGTTGATCAGGTTATCCTCCTGAATCTTGAAGATTAAGACATGTATGTAAAGTCAACATTATGGTCAAACGACATTCAAGTGAAGACTTCTGTTTCACTGGACACTGATGGTTTAACCTTTTCACTCTCATATGCTGGTAATCAACATGAAGATATATCAAGTCTCATTAAGAAGATTCAAGGCTCTTGTATGATGATAAACTCAAAGATAATAATGTCAAGACTTAGCTTCAGAgttgtgaaagagagaaagtgtaaAAGCTCGTATGGTCATGTCTGTCTGAGTGACCAGTGTTTTGTAAATGCAAAAGGGTAATTATGGAAATGCTATGAAGAAATCACacactaaaaatatttgaaaagcatcatattttatttaaaccaCCTAAATTTGTATAGGCCTAACAAGTTAATTAAGGGAGTGTCTAATTGATCAAAAGACTTTTTCTAATTGCAAAATCGATTAGACCAAAATACCTAATTGATTATTTTCactaaattaagtctaaaattgATCATGACACTCTCATAATAATTGGTAACGACTAAATATCAAAATATTTCATTTGTAGCTTGAGCAATCGATTATTGGGTCCAATAGTCGATTAGCCTAATCGATtatggcattgatttgtctcgttGATTGTTTCCGAATTTACATCGTGCCTTGAACTATAAATAAAGAGATTTTTATCACTCTTTAACATCCAAAAAACGAGCTTAGATATCACtttcatttttttcatcatttttattaAATCCCTCGTTTTTCTAACATATATTTAGCCATATTGCTTCATGAGTTTTATAGAGTCTAAGTGAGAATTTTTGCTCTAGGTGAGGGAAAATTCTAAATTTACCAAGAATGTATTATCTTTTAGTAAATATTTCTTCTGTAGGAAGTTAATTTTGGTTGTGAGGTAAACTATTTAAAAGCTCTTGTTTGGTTTAGGAATTGTCTTAGGAAGTAGTGTTAATAACCGTCTCGTTTGTTTGTTGGCAGTACTCAATAAGATTCATATGCATGGAATAGGTGCAATGAGGGACCACTTTTGTAACTACAGGTGCAGCAGGCACATTAGAAGTCTTCTTTAAGCCATCAAAggtaatgagtatctcaaaagTTTGATGAGGGAGAGTATGTACTTCTCCATTAGGACTTAATAGGTATATTATGTTGTATGATAGTTAGGGTTTGTCCACAGTGGTGAGAAGTCTTGTATGGTGGTGTTTTATGGTGGTTTAGAGGACCTGTTCACGCGAGGAGAGCGACTATGTATGTAATGTGACATTGTATGATGTGTATGCCTTAAGATATGTCATTTCATCAATATTAAAGTATAAGAATTACATATAACACCATGAACATAATATATACATGAACATTATGACGATTACATCTAACCCCAACATAATAAAAATTAGTTGCACTTACTCATTGTAGAATTACAACTAAAACCTATAAGAAGTATGTTGAAGAGCATCTGTGACATTCTTTGGACAACACTTACGCACTCAATCTTCATTCCTTTTCCTATCTTGTTGTGTTTTTTTGGTATAAAAAGGATTCCTCTGAGTCTCTACCAAGAAAACCACAAAGTTCTCCTTTTGAAATGGTAAACACCCTTATTTTCAAGGTTATAATATGGTATTCTCGCTAAGTGAGGCTTGTAACCTGCCTAGCGTGTCTACATCATTCTCCATTAAGTCATTCAAACTCATATGCAAGTGGTCTTTCCCGCCTATACCTCTCTTAGCAAGTCGCCCAAGCTCGCTTAGCGAGCAAACCTTTTCTTGCCTCTGAAGTAACTCAACTAGGAAGTAACGAATCAACACAAATCACTTAGAATTTTTGATAATGCACTTAGCGATATTTGTTGTTTAATTTTTATGTTACTTGGCTTTGAAGTTATGTTTTGTCTCCTTTATCTGATTTAGGTACTTATCAAGAAGTACCAGATCAATCAATAAGACTTgcatttagttttttttacttgGAAAAGACACGTGTGTTAATGCCTATAAAGATTTTGTGGAAAACACTAGAGAGAAAAGGGTTAAAATTACCTATATGTGAGTTGTCCAAAATATGTGTGAGGGAATATCAACTAATGTGATGACACATGTTGCAGAGATAAATGATTTCCCCTAACAATAGGATTACACCAATGTTCATCCCTAAACCCTTACCTTTTTTACTTTAGTTTTGAATGTACTTGTCAAACACATCCATGGGGTAGCACCAAGATACATGTTTTTTTGTAGATGATATAGTTTTACTTGAAGAGTTGAGGGATAAGTTAAATGAGAGGTTGTAGACGAGCTTTAGAAGCGTATGACTTTCTCCTATATAGAAGTATGACAAAGTATATGCAATGTAAGTTTATCAAAAGGAGAAATATTTTTAACCTATATGTGAAATATGAAGATCATATCATAACACAAGTTACACGATTTAAATATCTTGGAtccattgttcaaaacaatggAGAAATAAAAGGAGACGTAAATCATAGAATTTAAATTGAGTGGTTGAAGTAGATTAGTGCTTCAATGATTTTATGTGACACAAAAGTATcactaaaattaaaggaaaattttaatcAGATAATTATTAAATTAGGGATATAGTATGATACCAAAATGTTGGATGGTAAAGAAccaatacaaaaataaattaagtgTAGCTGATATGAGGATATTATATGGGATGTAGTAATAGTGGACAAGATaagattaaaaatgaaaatattagaaAGAGTTAAGGTGACATGTGACGTGTAGTAGAAAATATATTTAGGTGGTTTGGGCAAGTAGATATAAGACATGCGAATTAAATGAAGGGTAATCAAAGAACTAGATGTAAGAGAATATCTAGAAAAATCTCAAgagaaactattaaaaaaatcttGAAATTAACGAGTTAGACATAAACATGatttttgataaaatattatGACGTGGTTTGTTCCATATATTCTATCCCGTTTAGTTAGTTAAAGCTTAATTGTCAGTTTGTTAGAAAAGTGTGTAAACTAGGGGTGACAAACGGACATGTCCTTCTTGCATCTTTGTAACctaaaaattacaaaatctaTGTTAATGCTCGTGGCcacaaaaatcaattaaaaaatggGGTGGGGGTGGGGCAGGCCTATAATCTTGGGTCGCTCTacaaaaaagtgcgggtaaaatgGGTATGTCCAACGAGACAGAcccgttttgtcacccctaatGCTAGGAATGACAATGAGTAGGAACCATAGTACGCGTCTCCATACTCGCGGTTTGAAAAAAATCTTCGTACCCAATCCCATACATGTGCGGCCACTAACATATGTACTCGAACATGTACCCTACGAGTATCTAAGTACTCTTACCCTTACCCGTTTACCCGcacttttaataaaatttatcaatcaattataatttattatgacatttaaattttttaacaccattcaaaaaaaaaatcaaggatgttattgttgagttatgaAATAAACACAATTATATTAAAATGTGTACAAATTTAACAAtgatgtatttaataaaattgatatgcATACATgtgtatataataattaaaataaaatatataaatatagattATGCATATATGAGTCACGATGTGTACTAAGGTACCTGTATCTGCGTCCATACCTGTTTATTTTAGCGGGTAATTGACTGCGCTCATGCCCGCATCCATTTTGCGGGGTTTTTCCCTACCCGTTATGGGTGATTTTTGCAGGTACCTACCAGAGTCAAATTATCATCCCTACCTAATGTAAACCATTTAATTCAAGATGAGTGACTGAAATGGAAGAGAGCTTTTGGATTTTATGTGACACAAATATACTGACCAAGTTGAAGAGAAAATTTTATCTGACGATAGTAAGACACGCGATGTTGTACATGGCAGAATGTTGGACGATTAAGAATCAACGTGAAAATAAACTAAGTGTAGTAGAGACGACGATGTTGCGTTGGATGTGTAGTAAGAATATACATGATAGAAttagaaatgaaaaaaaataaagagtaTTGAGGTAACAACTATAGTAGAGAAGGTGATGAAAAATAAACTTAGGTGATTTGAACATGTAAAGAGAAGATTTGTAGATAGAGTTGTTGTattttggctaaattacagttttggtccccctatttgtCTCAACTCACGAAAATAGTccccctatttttttttaaacaattttggtccccctttcCCACTTTTGCTCCAAAAAGCGCTGAGTTGTCATCTATTTTGATACGTggcattttgtttttgtttttgtgtgtCCATgtcatattataattaaaattaaatcatttttattttatttagattttagtttatttAAAGGAGAAACATCTCCCTCGACGTGAAAGTTTCTAGGGTTCCACTGCAAATTGGTTTTGTGTGTCCATTAACGCTCCACTGAACCTTCGTGTTTCATAACTCATTTAATGGCATCTGAATCATTTAGCATCTCAAGCAATATCTCTCATTCTAGGAGGAAGAAGATGCAATGTTATTGTGGGTTGGACTCACCACTTGTCACTTCTTGGACATCACAGAATCCGGGTCGAAGGTTCTATGGTTGTGGGTTATACAAGGTATTGCAAAATCCCTAATGTTTTAATGTTAGTTTCACTCTTCTCATATTCTCAATCACTCTTAAATGTTCGTGGGTTACCTAGTTACAGGGAAGGAAAGGCTGCGCATTTTTTGAGTGGTTTGATGAGCAGTTGACGGAACGTTCAAATGAggtcattcattcattattgaagAAAGTTAATGATTTGAAGAAGACTGATGTTATGGTGAAGAAGTAAGATGACATGTTGATGAAGAAAGTCAGGTTTTTAGTTATCTTATTGATTTTTTCCTGGGTTCTGATTTTTGTGTTGAGCATAAAAATAGTGGTTGGCGTGGTTGGCTAATGTAATGTTAGTGTAATATTAGGTCTAATGTTAAAACTAGTATCAGTTTAATGTTAATGTAATGTTTAATGTGTTTGTATTGTGATAACCTCCTAATATTAATGGAATAACTTTGTTCAAATTGGTTCAAATTGGTACAGTACTTGTGTATGCAATTGATAATTATTGTGAACAAACTGTGAACAAATTGGTTCAAATGAGGTTCCGTTGGTTTTTACCAAATTGTGAACAAACTGTGAACAAATTGGTTCAAATGAGGTTCCATTGGTTTTTACCAAACTGTGAACAAACTGTGATAAAAATATTGTGAATATCAGTATAAATTTTAGACCTCAAAACTTAACCAAATGACATTAAAGATCGTGTATGGATCCAGTACATAtccaaaaaaaattccaaaaacattttGGTCCACTGCAAGTACATAATTCCTATCTAGTTACTACATTGCCCAAAAGGATTACACACAAAGAACAACTTAGTACATAATTCCTAACTACTTGTTTCTTGTGTTTGTGGCGCCTGAGATCCTTGCGTCAAAAGGGTAGGTGCTTCGGTGGTTGATGCGTTCTTTTGTTTCTTGGTCTTGTTTCCTCCTTTGtttaatgttttcttttgtttctttgtcTTGTTACTTCCTTTCGGCAATTGTCGATCCGCCGCAGTCTTTCCTTTGCACGTTCTTGAATTGTGCCCAAAATTCCCACAGCTTTTACATTTAACTGTTGTCAAATTCCTCGGCAACACGTTGCTTGAAATAGGTTCATCATTAgctttgtttcttttcttcttgGGTCTACCGGGGGCTCTTCTCATGACTGGTGGATTAATTGGTTCCCCTTCAGCTGTTGGCCAAAGTCTTGGACCATTGGATGGTAGAACAATGTAAGAATATGTTGCCATGAAACTTGTTTTTCTGTTCACATCAATTAAACAATATCATTCTAGTAGCAGTATAAGTCAATTAAACAATATAATAGTCCATAATATAGTAGCAGTACTATGTATAGTAGCAGTATAAGTCCACAATATAAGTCAATTTCCAAAATAAGTCCAATATAATAGTCCAATATAATGCTTCAAACCTTCAAGTAACGTAATAATCGGCTTGTCTCTATACTCTAATATAGCCATGTTGAACGCCTCACACATGTTATTCACCTGCAAATCACAATGACTTCCCGTGCGGTATGTAGACCTTGTCCACATCGAAGGTCTTATTTCCATCATGTCTTTCCATGCATCCTCATTTATATCCTTTATCTTTTGCATGGCCCTTTCCCAATCCGGCACAACTGTTGCCCTAGCTGCCTGCCAAAGTAGTTCTTTCATGTGTCCGCCTGGATACTTCTTTTTCCAATTTCCGTACAAATGTTTAACACACAGCCTATGTTCTACGTTTGGTCCCAAGTCAGCAATAGCTGGTACCAACCCCTACAATGAGATAGAATAGTTAATAACAAACACAAAACGtacaattttttttagtataTGATACACATAATTAACAAACACAAAATCTACAAAAGTATGATACCTTCTGTTGGTCTGAAATGAATCCATATGACCTTTGTAAAAAATTATTCAGATCTTCTAGTAATAAATCCAAGAACCATTGCTATGAGTCTCTTGTCTCCGCTTCAACCACAGCATAAGCAATCGGGTAAATCTGATTATTTCCATCTTGTCCTACTGCTGTCATTAGTTGACCACCAAACTCACCCTTCAAGAAACATGCATCCAGACCAATTAAAGGTCTGCATGTATAAGAAAATGCAGCTTTGCACGCCTCAAGACACACATATATTCTCTCGAAAACAGGTCTTTTATCAGATACACCACACTTAATCATCACTGTAGTATTAGGATTAGATCTCCTCAGTTCCTCAGCATAATTCCTCAACTTAGAGTATTGCTCTGACTCAGCACCTTGAATTAGTTCTAATGCCCTTGTTTTGGCCATATATGCTTGAGCAGAGGAGAGCTTCACACCCCACTTCTCAAATGACTCTGCAATCAATCCTTTTGGCCTCATCTCAGGTGTATGTCTAAGGATTGGTATCAACTTCTTAGCTAGCCACTCGGTTTTAGCTTGTCTATTCTTGGCAGTCCTACGACACGTGTGATCATTAGTCAGGCTCACTAACTGCCAGTATTGATTGCCAACTCTTTTACTAAATCTCATGTGAAATGGACAATCCTTGTCACACTTGATAACTATTCTTTTGCTATCATTTTTCctgaagtgcaattttttttctCTCCATTGCAAATGTCTTCAcagcatctctaacaaactgttTTGTGGCGAATGTCATTCCAATCTCAAATCTCACTTTATCACCACAATCGGACATTTTAAATTTGGGAAACCCATGTTCATAACATTCATCTTCACTTCCTTGAGGAGTATCAAGGTCCTCCGAGTCAACATCATGGCGTTCCTCAAAATCAGCTACTGTTGTTGGTTCTACGCTTGACGACTCATTGTTTGCATCATTGGCTTCTTGCATAAATGTATGACTAGGTACTTCGTGTGTCCAATCCCAATCATCTTCATCCAAGCCTTCAAATTCACTATCATCTAAATCATCAATATCATCCATCACAAAGTCTTCATCTTCCTCGCTGACTTCTTCTTGAACTTCTGCCCTATCCTCAACTTGGACATCTTCCGTATCCCCACCAAGGTCTTCGTCCTTATCCTCACCATGTACTTCATCATCTGAGTCAATGTTTATAGTTTCTTGTTGAGCTTCAACAAACTCCCTCACTTCATCTTCAGTTATAACAGTGGGTTCATCTACCGTATGCTCAACATAAATATCAGCACATTCATAACCTGCCATGTCTTCCCCAAATTTCAAAATGTCTGTATCATCGTTAAGAGGTCTAAGCCCACGCTCAAGAGAAAGCTTTGGATTGTGGTACCACATACATTTGATTCTTACATAACCCAACGACTTGATAACTTTGAGAATCTCCATATATGACATAAAATCGACATCCCATTTACAATTAACTTCATCAACCTTTCCATCTACATATACCTTGCAAGGATAGTGAATCAAATTCCCTCCATGATTAATTCTAATTTTAACAGAATTTGTCTTAGCTGGCCTACACAACACCCAGATGAAAAAACATACTCAGAAATGATTTATAAAATACTCAGTATGAAATAATGTGCATAAAATACATACTCAGTATGAAATACTCAGAATAAAATACATACTAAGCTGGCCCACACAATTTCTTACTTTAACATCATGAAATAATCATAGTTATGAGTGGGAAAATTCAACATACCTTGAACAAAATTTTGGATCCTCCTTAGTCCAAGACGAGGGTGGACAAGAGAACGACATTTCACTGCTCTAGAAATTAGGGATTCGTATCGGGCTTCCACTGATGAAAGGTTTGAACCGCAAAAAACAGCTTCACTTCCACTAATCTCGTTTCGGGTTTAGGTTTGCGGTTGGTTTCATGTTCGTGAATCTCGTTTCGGGTTCGTGAATCTCGTCTTCTGAAGGTGAAACTCGTCTTCAGAAGGTGGAATGTCTCTTAGGTTATTCAATTGTTTTAGGGATTTCTGAAGGTGGAATCTTTCTTAGGCTCCTCTTCATAATTTTATTAatgaataaaatctaaataaaataaaaatgatttaattttaattataatatgacATGGacacacaaaaacaaaaacaaaatgccACGTATTAAAATAGATGACAACTCATCGCTTTTTGGAGCAAAAGTGGAAAAGGGAaaccaaaattgtttaaaaaaaaaatagggggaCTATTTTCGTGAGTTGAGacaaatagggggaccaaaactgtaatttagccttatattttttattttttttttaagttgaaaATTGAGACGGATataatgaaattttatttattttttagtttaattttcatGAGATTATGAAAAAGAGATTGAGCACTAATAATTTCAAAacattaaaccaaaaaaaattataatcctATTTGCTGTTAATTTTAACACTAACGGTTAAAAATGATAATGATGCAAATATAGTTTAACCTAACAAATTCCTTTAGAAAAAAACCTATCCAAAAATATGGGACTAAGATAAAAATCCCTATCAATATTTTGCTTAATAGGTAATCTTCAATCTATCCATATATATCAAAATCCATTCAAATACACCACTGATATTGGCAACCTGTTTATTTTAGGTGATGAATTCATAAAACCTCACAATAATGAATAAGGTAAGGAGCTAGTATCTTCCAACTAGAGACATCAAACTATAGTTAGTTAGATTGGGTTAGTTAACCATTATTGGGTCACACTTTGATATTTCCCCTTCAATTGTTAAAAGCTCAATGTGCATCATGCATACTAACTTTATTTCATGCATCTCTATCTCAATTCTTTCTCACCCTTCAATCATTTTCTATTACATTGAAAATCACTTTTCATCCATTTTCACATGTCCCATAAATACAAAACTagtttttgttttcaaataaaatttaattttattctaaatcaattaaaaataccaaatttgAATAAAAACCTCTGAAATCAACTTTTACTTATTTAGATTAGAATCAAACATTCACTAATTTTATGATTAACAAGTAAAACAAGACGTAAACTTTATGCATTAATATTTTTGTCCTTCCTAGATTTTTGCCCTATGTTTTGCCGTTGAAGATAAGGTTACATGTACAATATTAGCAATATACTTTTTTTTATTGGAATATTTTCATTACATTAaagttattaatatttaatatatacttttttttcaatatgcaatATTCACATATCTTACTTTATTTTGATTGGAATATTTTcattacattaaaaaaattaataaagaaaaataaaataaaattggatGCTTGCTATTAAGGGAAGCAGCAAAATCCAACAACAACATGTGTATTTGGTATTATTCTTAATTTCCACTCTATAATTGTAAAAAtaagtttgtttttaattttattactcACTAGTACTGAgtttgtgttgtgttgtgttgtgagaagagagagagagaagaaaagaacaattttaatttaatttaatttttgttttacgtttgttgcaaccgttggatcATTCTGGTTTTCGATCTGTACTTTGGTCGCTGAGACATAGCCATGAATGCTATAGATCCGAGTGTCTGATACAACATTCGTCGCATTGTAATTCGCATTCAACCTCTTCCAAAACTTGGGATCTTAAACGTTGTCGTTGAACCAATTTTGACTTGGGTCAATTTTCCTCAGTAAGCTACTACTTCTACTATGCCTGTGTTGTTGTTTTCATCTTCATTGGTGGCTTAATTGGTCCTCAACTTCAATTTTTGTTTTCAATTAGGTTTGCTTTTAACTCAGAGTCTCATAATTGGGATCTTTAGCTTGTTTGTATTTTAGGGTTTCAAAGGGTCAAATtggtttttggaaattttttgtgtttgtgtgtgaaTGTTGAGCTATTATTGAGTCATTATTGCATTTTTAATGGTACAGTTGTTCCTATTCCCAACGGGTTACTATTTTAATAAGTTGAATTTTCTTTCGTTTCTatatttatgatgttttgttgacTCAGTCTTAATCAGTATGATGCTAGTGTTTATTGGGTATTTCATCTATGAGCCAATAGAAGCTTTCtctttttatgttttgttttgttttttgtgcTGAAAGTGATGATTGggggtttgaatttgttgtaGGTTTGGGAATTGAGATAAATTTATGGGTGCTACTGGTTAGGTTTTGTATTTCGGTTTATTTGGAGGGGTTGTCGTAATACTTGTCGGATACTGGTTTGGGAAGTGGAGATGCCGCCTTCCCCAGCAATGAGATACTCTCCGGGGAGAGAGGCGAGAGGAGATGGTCACAAGCGGAGGCATAGTCTTGAAAGTGGGATACTTCTGCGGGGGAATGATGACGATCTTGCTTTGTTCAATGAAATGCAGACTAGAGAAAGAGACAGTTTTTTGCTTCAGTCTTCAGATGACTTGGAAGATTCGTTCGGTAATTTTCTTTACTGACTTATTATGAAAATGTTGAGCCCTTCTTTGGTTGATTCATTGGGGGATATTTATTGGTACATTTCTTACTTTTATCTTGCGGGTATTTTTTTTTTTCAGCTACAAGGTTGAGACATTTATCGGATGTTAATGTTGGTATCACCATTCCTGGTCGGCGAGGAACTAGTGACTTGCTTAATATAGATGGTGACAAGGATGACTATAACTGGTGAGTTGATTCTAACTGTTTGAAACTGTCTTTGTTTATACATTAGAATGCATGAATGTGGTTAGACTATAATGTCGATTTCTTGATCACTAAGCCGTGCATCTGTTGATTTCTGGTCACCACTGCTTATATCACTGAATCAATGTCTGTATTGGTCATTTTAAGGTTATTGACACCCCCGGATACACCACTGTTTCCTTCAATGGATGAAGATCCACCATTTGCTAATGTTGCAA
Encoded proteins:
- the LOC131658103 gene encoding uncharacterized protein LOC131658103, whose protein sequence is MRFSKRVGNQYWQLVSLTNDHTCRRTAKNRQAKTEWLAKKLIPILRHTPEMRPKGLIAESFEKWGVKLSSAQAYMAKTRALELIQGAESEQYSKLRNYAEELRRSNPNTTVMIKCGVSDKRPVFERIYVCLEACKAAFSYTCRPLIGLDACFLKGEFGGQLMTAVGQDGNNQIYPIAYAVGLVPAIADLGPNVEHRLCVKHLYGNWKKKYPGGHMKELLWQAARATVVPDWERAMQKIKDINEDAWKDMMEIRPSMWTRSTYRTGSHCDLQVNNMCEAFNMAILEYRDKPIITKTSFMATYSYIVLPSNGPRLWPTAEGEPINPPVMRRAPGRPKKKRNKANDEPISSNVLPRNLTTVKCKSCGNFGHNSRTCKGKTAADRQLPKGSNKTKKQKKTLNKGGNKTKKQKNASTTEAPTLLTQGSQAPQTQETSS